One Hordeum vulgare subsp. vulgare chromosome 4H, MorexV3_pseudomolecules_assembly, whole genome shotgun sequence DNA window includes the following coding sequences:
- the LOC123447852 gene encoding PHD finger protein At1g33420-like: protein MAVHGRPTKRARRGRVLAEPGLLDLRAFPGRKERAGPASFRAGVRGFLSRHAAPAAEWEQGAVLGDAGAVWQVGFRVGGEEGEASVVVMDVVEEDVPRARRVHCDHCTVAGWSRHPVCGKKYHFIIRNEKMPSCKTCWRCGLMVQLFETRCPACTHGSGLSHDESEDWDYLQIDDPRHLLHGMVHENGFGHLVRINGHEGGSSLLTGYQLMDFWDRLCTYLRVRKVSVLDVSKKFEVDYRVLNAVATGCSWYGQWGFKLGSGSFGITSETYCKAIENLSSVSLSHFFPHSRYPRNQLQDTIAFYQSLSKRPLVTFRDLFLYVLGLAASKNVHTHPVTMHKRELAHDADLKDGNWADEKIKQAMDVALKVLRAADRWVAVRTLKAATAHPIGSPQLVDYCIKTIVGTRTYDGMIVVVRCNSETNTIEYRLTNEILPPKNVSMPTREHLRRDIKFLYDALLFRHTMQPYKPEQIHEHAKRHATILLDCKQFIKHYDLEEDFLPQNNSVLHIWCQVELLDQAGDPPSLPAELLTLPQTATVGDLKMEATRTFRSIYLMLQSFVANQLLDCSTADDTTQVKLLFGEKGSVSIQGKCVGGERRVAIYRMERGVDKWTVDCSCGAKDDDGERMLSCDSCHVWQHTRCIGISDFDQVPKRYVCASCKLVHKSKMYSSFPNKRCKTGSFSHASGGSWRPHIS, encoded by the exons ATGGCGGTGCACGGGCGGCCCACGAAGCGGGCGCGGCGCGGGCGGGTGCTGGCGGAGCCCGGCCTCCTCGACCTGAGGGCCTTCCCCGGCCGGAAGGAGCGGGCGGGCCCCGCGTCGTTCCGCGCCGGCGTGCGCGGGTTCCTGTCCCGGCACGCGGCGCCGGCGGCGGAGTGGGAGCAGGGGGCCGTGCTGGGCGACGCCGGCGCGGTGTGGCAGGTAGGCTTCCGCGtgggcggcgaggagggcgaggcCTCAGTCGTGGTCATGGACGTGGTCGAGGAGGACGTGCCCAGGGCCAGGCGCGTCCACTGTGACCACTGTACCGTTGCTG GCTGGAGCAGGCACCCTGTTTGTGGGAAGAAGTATCACTTCATAATTCGGAATGAGAAAATGCCCAGCTGCAAAACCTGCTGGCGTTGTGGCCTGATGGTTCAATTGTTTGAGACAAG GTGCCCGGCGTGCACTCATGGTTCTGGGTTATCCCATGAtgaatctgaagattgggattaTCTTCAGATTGACGATCCGCGGCATTTGCTGCATGGCATGGTTCATGAAAATGGGTTTGGCCACCTTGTACGAATTAATGGTCATGAAGGTGGCTCCAGCCTCTTGACAGGATACCAACTAATGGACTTTTGGGATCGTCTTTGCACATACCTAAGAGTTAG AAAGGTTTCAGTGTTGGATGTCTCGAAGAAGTTTGAAGTTGACTATCGGGTTCTAAATGCTGTTGCCACTGGCTGTTCTTGGTATGGGCAGTGGGGATTCAAACTAGGAAGTGGGAGCTTTGGAATTACATCTGAAACCTACTGCAAAGCCATTGAAAACCTTTCATCAGTGTCACTCTCTCACTTCTTTCCACACTCCCGATATCCTCGAAACCAACTGCAGGATACCATTGCTTTCTATCAATCCCTCTCAAAACGCCCTCTTGTCACATTCCGTGATCTGTTTCTCTATGTCTTGGGCCTTGCTGCTAGCAAAAATGTACATACCCACCCCGTGACAATGCACAAAAGGGAGCTAGCACATGATGCCGATTTGAAAGATGGGAACTGGGCTGATGAGAAAATAAAGCAAGCCATGGATGTTGCGCTGAAAGTTCTCCGTGCTGCAGATAGGTGGGTGGCTGTGCGAACCTTAAAGGCAGCTACAGCTCATCCAATTGGTTCACCACAGCTGGTTGATTACTGCATCAAGACCATTGTTGGTACAAGAACCTATGATGGGATGATTGTTGTAGTTCGATGCAACAGTGAGACAAACACAATAGAGTACAG GCTCACAAATGAAATCTTGCCACCAAAGAATGTTAGCATGCCAACTCGTGAACACCTTCGCCGTGACATCAAGTTCCTCTATGACGCTCTCCTCTTCCGTCATACAATGCAACCTtataagccagaacaaattcacgaACATGCCAAGAGACATGCAACGATCCTTTTGGACTGTAAACAATTCATCAAGCATTATGACCTGGAAGAGGATTTCTTACCTCAAAACAATTCTGTGTTGCACATCTGGTGCCAAGTGGAGCTATTGGATCAGGCTGGTGATCCACCCAGCCTCCCAGCAGAACTTTTAACACTTCCGCAAACAGCTACTGTTGGTGATCTGAAGATGGAGGCTACGAGAACATTCCGAAGCATCTACTTGATGCTACAAAGCTTTGTAGCAAACCAGCTTCTTGATTGTTCAACTGCAGATGACACAACTCAAGTCAAGCTCTTATTTGGAGAAAAAGGGAGTGTCAGCATCCAAGGCAAGTGTGTTGGAGGCGAGCGCAGGGTTGCCATTTATCGGATGGAGAGGGGTGTGGACAAATGGACAGTTGATTGTTCATGTGGAGCAAAGGATGATGATGGTGAGAGGATGCTATCTTGTGACTCATGCCATGTGTGGCAGCACACTAGGTGTATTGGAATTAGTGATTTTGATCAGGTGCCAAAGAGATATGTATGTGCATCTTGTAAATTAGTCCACAAGTCTAAGATGTATAGTAGTTTCCCTAACAAAAGATGTAAGACTGGCTCTTTTAGTCATGCCAGTGGTGGGTCGTGGAGGCCCCACATCAGTTAA
- the LOC123447853 gene encoding uncharacterized protein LOC123447853, with product MNDRRAGRPKVFRRRLRFSVPFRLFPSPRVGRPQGMRSLEFSLLPNRVHGAMTFSCGSGLNMQLQYCVMLNIHSSCFVHIAFGIIVEVHLSAIWNYCCASNFKDVLNPC from the exons ATGAACGATCGACGAGCCGGCAGACCCAAG GTTTTCAGGCGTCGTCTGCGATTCTCGGTTCCTTTTCGGTTGTTCCCCTCTCCGCGAGTTGGCCGTCCCCAAGGAATGC GTTCTCTGGAGTTCTCTTTGTTGCCCAACAGAGTTCATGGTGCGATGACATTCTCATGT GGGTCTGGGCTGAACATGCAACTGCAGTATTGTGTGATGCTAAATATTCATTCATCCTGCTTTGTCCATATTGCATTTGGGATCATCGTAGAGGTTCATCTGAG TGCCATTTGGAATTACTGTTGTGCTTCTAATTTCAAAGATGTGCTGAATCCATGCTAA